From Numenius arquata chromosome 33, bNumArq3.hap1.1, whole genome shotgun sequence:
TCTTCGCCCTCATGCAAGAGAAGATCTACATGAGCAAAATCGTCGTGGAGTTCCTGCAGAACAACCGCGACGTCAGCTACGAGGATCTGCTCAATAAAATCGAGGTGACAAACCCGATGGCGACGGCATCCGGGGTAGGGGGTTGGGGGGAATCGGGTGTCGCTCTTGTCACCCTTTTTCCCTAACCCCCTCGCCCTCcccacttccccttccccccccccctccatccccccaccTCCTCGCAGACCACCGTTCCTCCCGCGGGGCTGAACTTCAACCGCTTCACAGAAGACTCGCTCCTGCGCCATGCCCAGTTCGTGGTGGAGCAAGTGGAAAGCTACGACGAAGCGGGGGACAGCGACGAACCCCCCGTCCTCATCACCCCCTGCATGAGGGACTTGATCAAATTGGCTGGGGTCACCCTGGGGAAGAGGTgagtccccgtgtccccacgtagAGGCTCTCTTTTGGGGGGACGCTTGGCATCGCGGCGTCCCACGGGAGCCCGGTGGGTCCGATTTCCATCggatttgcacagaaaaaaacccttttgctcGTTCCCAGCTGGGATGAGCTGAGGGTTTAGGCTCAGTGGCCTGGGTGGCACTGGGAAATGGGAGCAGAATCCTCCCCAAACTGGGCAAACACTCTGCCCTGAGCAAGGAAAGGAGCTGCATTGGGTCCCCAGAGTGTGGGtttgctccttgtcctgctgtAGCACCCCTTGGGGACCCTGTGCCAGCCATGGGGTGCCTGTTGGGGTCACCCGCTGTGGTCCTCGGCTCTTGGGTGCCTTGGGGAGAGCTCTTTTCCCTGGAGAACCTCCCCGGGGGCCAGGTTGGTTGTCGTGGCTGTAACTGCCAGTGATACGAAGCACAGGGTCCCCTCTCACCGCTGTCACCTTGGTTTCAGGCGAGCTGTCAGGCGACAAGCCATCCGGCACCCTACCAAAATCGACAAGGACAAGGGTCCCACCAAAGCCACCACCACCAAACTGGTGTACCTCATCTTCGACACCTTCTTCTCGGAGCAGATCGAGAAGGACGAGAGGGAAGAGGACAAGGAGAACGCCATGAAGCGCCGGCGCTGCGGCGTTTGCGAGGTAACAGGGGGGTCTGGAGTGGAGCTGAAGTGACctgatcccccccccacccccgtcccctCCATCCTCAACGGCCCCTTCTGGGGTCGCTCCCTTGGGGCATGGGGAGTGGTTTCTCGAGGCCACTGAggtccctgtccctcctgcctgggACATCTCCGTGCTCAGCCTGTCCCCTCGCCCTGCTCCAGGTCTGCCAGCAGCCCGAGTGTGGGAAGTGCAAGGCTTGCCAGAATATGGTGAAATTTGGGGGCAGCGGACGGAGCAAACAGGCTTGTTTGCAGAGGAggtgcgtgtcccccccccaccccagcagcaacGTCTCCTGCCAAAGTCCTCTCCACCTCCAGAGAAGAGGGGACACGGTCCCCGTGCTGTCCCCTGGTACGGTGACAGGTCCTctgtgtccccaggtgtcccaaCCTGGCTGTCCGGGAGGctgatgaggatgaggaggtggATGACAACATCCCCGAGATGCCGTCGCCCAAGAAGATGCTGCAGGGCAGGAAGAAGAAGCAGAACAAGAGTCGTATCTCCTGGGTGGGGGAACCCATCAAGGTGAGGTTGGGCAAGACCccgctccccacccactgccgaGGCTGGGGTGGGCATTTGGGCTACGAAGGGGGCTGCGTCGCTTGCCAACGTGGGGATTTAAGTGGTCTCCACTGTCCCTCTGCAGAGCGATGGGAAGAAGGACTACTACCAGAGGGTCTGCATCGACTCGGAGACCCTGGAGGTGGGAGACTGCGTCTCCGTCAGCCCCGACGATCCCACCAAGCCCCTCTACCTCGCCAGGTCGGTGCCGAAGGGGAGGAGTCTCTGCTCCCACTGGGGTGGATGTGTGTGGGGACAGCTGATATTCCCAATTAGAGAACCCTAATTGCTTGGCCGTGCCGCCGTTTGATGACTCTGGAGCTCCAGCAAGGCTCAGAGCCCTTTCCTGGCGCCCCATAACCCTGGCTCCTTCCCCCCTCAGGGTGACAGCCATGTGGGAGGACAGCAGTGGGCAGATGTTCCACGCTCACTGGTTCTGCCCCGGCTCGGATACCGTCCTGGGGGCCACCTCTGACCCCCTGGAGCTCTTTTTGGTGGACGAGTGCGAGGACATGCAGCTCTCCTACATCCACGGCAAAGTCAAAGTCATCTACAAGGCGCCCTCGGAGAACTGGTCCATGGAGGTGGGTGACAGCCCTGCAGACCCCGGGGTGGGCGCGGGCAGCAGCCCCGATCATTGCGGCCACCTCTCTCCTAGCAGGGCGGGCTGGACATGGAGATCAAGATGGTTGAAGACGACGGGAGAACTTATTTTTATCAGATGTGGTACGACCAGGAGTACGCGCGGTTCGAATCCCCGCCGAAAACTCAGCCCACGGAAGACAATAAATACAAGTGAGGACGGGGAGGGTGACACCTCCTGGGATCTGCTCTGCCCCAAAACGGGCAGCAGGAGCTTCTCGGCTCCTGCCAGCGTTGGCAAGGTCCCCGTCACCACGCTCTGCTGTCCCCCTTTCCTGCAGGTTCTGCATGAGCTGCACGCGCCTGGATGAGGTGAGGCACAAGGAGATCCCCAAAGTGGCTGAGCCCCTGGAGGAAGGGGACGGGAAGATGTTCTACGCCATGGCCACCAAGAACGGGGTGCAGTACAGGGTGGGAGACGGCGTCTACCTCCTGCCAGATGCCTTTTCCTTCAGGTTGGTGCTCGCGAAGGGCTAAAAGAGCTTCTCGGGATGCTCTTTGCTCAAGCCTTTGGTAGCAGAGGACGTAATTTCCGGGTAGTGAATCCCACCTGTAAAGGAAGCACCTCTCCCCCTAATTTCCCAAAGCTCAGCTTAGAAATAAAGGTGCCCTCAACTTCAATTTCACCTCCTGTCATTAAACGGAGTGACTTTGCTCTGATCAGACAATCCCCATCGCTGGGTTTTGGCAGATGAATCGGAATCCTTTCGtgcattgctttctttttttcttcaaaagaacgAGCCTGTAGATGAAAGGTGAAACAAGAGCCCGCCCGTAATTACGGGAGGAGAAATAGGAAACTTCTTGGGGCAGCAACGTGGGGGCATCTTATTTTGCAGCCGTGCACAGTTATGTGAGGATCTGGCTGTAAAATGCttgtgctgaggaggaggaggaggctcgGTGCCCACCCTGCACGGAGGAGGAAGCAGGCAGGGTCGGCAGCGAGGAGGGAGGAGGATGTTCTCCTCTTCTGGGTgggtttttctggggggggggaagggataCCTCaacctctttctctccccttttccccAGTATGAAACCCGCCAGCCCAGCCAAGCGCCCCAAAAAGGAGGCGGTGGATGAGGAGCTGCACCCGGAGCACTATCGCAAGTACTCGGAGTACATCAAGGGTAGCAACCTGGATGCCCCCGACCCTTACCGCGTGGGTCGCATCAAGGAGATCTTCTGCAACATCCGCAGCAACGGTAAACCCAACGAGGCCGACATCAAACTGCGCATCTACAAGTTCTACAGGTGAGCGGCGCTGCTGGGGTCTGCGTTATGGGGGGTGCAGAGACCCCCTGCGTGGGCTGTGGGGCTCCCCCGGGGTGTTGGGTGCTGGGAAAAGCTCTGCACCATCAGCTCAAGGTTGCGCCAGAGCCAGGGGACTTGAGCACAGTGGTGGTGTTGGTCAATGCGGCGCGGGCACTGCTTGATGGATCTCACTTATGGGGGTACAGAGACCCCCAAGTGGGCTGTGGGGCTCCCTTGAGTCTTGGGTGCTGGGAAAAGCTCTGCACCATCAGCTCAATGTCACGCCAGAGCTGGGGGACTGGAGAACGGTGATGTGGTCGGTCAGTGCAGTGTGGGCACTGCTCGAAGGGGCTCACTTATGGGGGTGCAAAGCCCCCTGGTGGGCTGTGGGGATCCCCTGAAGTCTTTGGGTGCTGGGAAAAGCTCTGCACCATCAGCTCAAGGTTGCGCCAGAGCCAGGGGACTTGAGCATGGTGGTGGTGTTGGTCGATGCGGCGCGGGCACTGCTTGATGGGTCTTACCTATGGGGGTACAGAGACCCCCAAGTGGGCTGCGGGGCTCCCCCAAGTCTTGGGTGCTGGGGAAAGCTCTGCATCATCAGCTCAAGGTTGCACCAGAGCCGGGTGACTTGAGCACGGTGGTGGTGTTGGTCAATGTGGCGCAGGCACTGCTCGAAGGGGCTCACTTATGGGGGTGCAAAGCCCCCTGGTGGGCTGTGGGGTTCCCCTGAAGTCTTTGGGTGCTGGGAAAAGCTCTGCACCATCAGCTCAAGGTTGCGCCAGAGACAGGTGACTTGAGCATGGTGGTGGTGTTGGTCGATGCGGCACGGGCACTGCTTGTAGGGGCTCACTTATGGGGGTACAGAGACCCCCAAGTGGGCTGCGGGGCTCCCCCGAGGTCTCGGGTGCTGGGGAAAGCTCTGCATCATCGGCTCAAGGTCGCACTGGAGCTGGGTGACTCGAGCACTGCGACGTGGTCAGTCAGTGCGGTGTTGGCACTGCTCGAAGGGGCTCATCACCGCGGTATTCGGGGCTCGGCCCTGGTGCTGAGCCGCAGCCCCAGCGCCCTGCCGGGGCCTGGGTGTTTACCCAAACATTTGCAGGCTCTTAGTCATCTCCCCCACACCACGCAGGGATGCGTGCGAAGAGCCTTGGCAGCGGGAAAGGAACGTGCTGACGCTCAGACCCGTGTGTTTCGAGCCCAACAGCTCCTTGATTTCGATCTCTTTGCCTTTAAATTCACTTACAAACTCCGGAGCcgattccctctccctcctctaagaaaaaaccccaaaaaactcccTTTGGTAGGAAATAAATCATCCCTCTGGTGCTGTGCCCGGGCCGTGCCAGCGAATATTTGCCGCCGAAGGAAACAAACCCTCCTCTCTCTGGGGACATGAAGTGGGGCGAGAGGCAGAGGCCAGACCGGGGCGAGGATCTCACTGAAAACATTTCCCCCGTCCAGatatttgagggtttttttgtttgtttttttttttttttcccccccctgcaGACCCGAAAACACGCACAAATCCATGAAAGCCAGCTACCACGCGGACATCAACCTCTTATACTGGAGCGACGAGGAGACGACGGTCGACTTCCGCGCTGTGCAGGGCCGGTGCACGGTGGTGTACGGGGAGGATCTGACCGAGAGCATCCAGGACTACTCCGCCGGTGGGCTCGACCGCTTCTACTTCTTGGAGGTGAGGGACCCCGGGGTTCTGAGGGTGTCCCCGGGGCTGTCCTGCCTCTCCGCCTGTGTTTTGCACAGAGGAGCCGCTGTGCAGAGCGAGAAGTTGTAGCTTGTTCTCCTGGTAGACTTTCCTGGTGGAATCTCCTGGTGGATTAAGTCTCGGATGCAAAGGAAGCTTTCATCCGAGCATCATCAGGAGCTGGCTGGAGCAGTTGCTCCCTATGGAGCCGAGGGGACAAATTTGAACCCTTGGGTGGCCTCCCCAGCTCCATGAGGCAatagagagggagggatggaccTTCTGTGTCCCACCCTTTGGTTTCGCAGCCCCGATGGAGTGTTGGCAATGCCATGGCCGTTCCTGAGCTAGAAAAGCTCTTTGTATTCAAGTGTCCTGAAGCCTTTCTCTACCCCAGGCTTACAACGCCAAAACCAAGAGCTTTGAAGATCCTCCCAACCACGCTCGGAGCTCGGGCaataaagggaaggggaaggggaaagggaaaggtgaGTTCTGCTCGGGGGGGGAGAGTTCTCGGGTGGGGGAACCGGTTCGCGTCTGCCGTTACGCGCTGCCGAGCAGAGATAAGACGACCACATGTTTCTGCACTGTCCTTGCTCCAACGCTCTGGCAGGATGCAGCGCCGTGGTCTGgtttttaaggcaaaataaaGCTCACAGCGAGAGCACCTGGGGTCCCTGAGAGATCTCAAAGCCTTTCACTTGCCAACCCTGGCTGCTCGGCAGCCGTAGGGCTTTGTTCCCTGCTCCCAACGTTATCCCTGTGCCCGTCTGACCCTCAGAAACTCTCTCCCTGTGCCCATGGAAAGGGATTGCACGGGAGGAAAGATGAGAATCTTCCCTTCCAAATGCAAGGGCGTATTCTGGCAGCGGCAAGGAAACAATTAAGGGGCAGAAAGGTGCTTGAAGCTGATGTTTTAACTGctgcggaggaggagggggagaagaattTGCCTTGTAAGCACTAAAGGAGGAGGAAGTGACTTTGCCTTTTGATGCGAGCGGGGTTCTGTTCGCAGGCAAAGGCAAAGGGAAGTCGTCGGTAAGCTGCGAGCAAAGCGAGCAGGAGCCGGCTGAGCTGAAGCTCCCCAAGCTGCGGACCCTGGATGTCTTCTCTGGCTGCGGAGGGTTGTCCGAGGGCTTCCACCAGGCAGGTGAGCGGCAGGGTTGCGGGGACAACGGTGGGGTGACAAGCGGAGCCCCTGGGGAGACGGGCATCAGCGCTGGCCGCTCGGTTCCTCGGAGCCGGCGGTGGGGTTGGGCACGTGGCGGATGAGGGGGTGCGAGCCAGCGCTCTGCTCCTCCGCACAGGCTCAAGATCCTCCGCTTTGTCTCCCCAGGCGTGTCAGAGACGCTCTGGGCCATCGAGATGTGGGAACCGGCCGCCCAGGCTTTCCGGCTGAACAATCCCGGCACTACCGTCTTCACGGAGGATTGTAACGTCCTGCTGAAGCTGGTCATGTCCGGTGAGAAAACCAACTCGCTGGGGCAGAAGCTGCCGCAGAAGGGGGATGTGGAGATGCTGTGCGGTGGTCCCCCGTGCCAGGGCTTCAGCGGCATGAACCGCTTCAACTCCCGCACCTACTCCAAGTTCAAGAACTCCCTGGTGGTCTCCTTCCTCAGGTGAGCAGGGGAGGTTGGCGAGGAGCCGCGTTGGGGTGCGGACCCCCCACCTCAAACGTTGCTCTCTCCTTGCTGgcgtctccctctccctcctcgcAGCTACTGCGACTACTACAGACCGCGGTTCTTCCTTCTGGAGAACGTCAGGAACTTCGTGTCCTTCAAACGTTCCATGGTGCTGAAGCTCACCCTGCGCTGCCTTGTCCGCATGGGTTACCAGTGCACCTTCGGGGTCCTACAGGTAGGGTGCTGGGTGACCCCGAGAGAGTGAATTGGGGGTGAAACCCCTTCTTCTCTCACCCAACTGTGGTGTCAACCATCCCTGAAGGAGTAGTTGGCTGCATTGCTCCTTGGTGGCTTAGGGGATGTTCCCAGCTCTTCGGGGGGCACAGAGTGGATGGGGATGTTCCGTCTCCTTCAGGAGTTGTCCCTTCCATTCCCAGGCTGGCCAGTACGGCGTGGCCCAGACACGGCGGAGAGCCATCGTCCTGGCCGCAGCTCCCGGCGAGAAGCTGCCCATGTTCCCCGAGCCTTTGCACGTCTTCGCGCCCCGTGCCTGTCAGCTGAGCGTGGTGGTGGACGACAAGAAGTTCGTTAGCAATATCACCCGGTGAGCCTTGGGAGCCGTGCCGGGGCCTGGTGAAGGGCAAAGTTTCGGCTGCTGAtggctccctccttcctcccaggaCGTATTCCGGCCCCTTCCGCACCATCACCGTGCGGGACACCATGTCTGACCTGCCGGAGGTCAGAAACGGTGCCTCCGCCCTGGAGATCTCCTACAACGGGGAGCCCCAGTCCTGGTTCCAGCGGCAGATCCGGGGCTCCCAGTATCAGCCCATCCTCAGGGACCATATCTGCAAGGTGCGGATGCCGGGGTCTCAATGGGG
This genomic window contains:
- the DNMT1 gene encoding DNA (cytosine-5)-methyltransferase 1; its protein translation is LQDLERDEDTLSEKECVKEKLSLIHGFLQADVQNQLSELEAKLRCEELSEERYLAKVKALLHQELSAENGDSAPPVQAPNGCSKNGAYGSDEDSERAGADGEEDSAMEMEEAVASSSSSSSSLIPVPRARKARRSRSNGESKKSPASSRATRSSGRQPSILSIFSKGSNKRKSEEVNGEVKQEAMSVEKEEEELEEKEQDEKRIKIETKEGSEIKDEITQVKTPTPAKTTPPKCVDCRQYLDDPDLKFFQGDPDDALEEPEMLTDERLSIFDANEDGFESYEDLPQHKVTSFSVYDKRGHLCPFDTGLIERNIELYFSGAVKPIYDDNPCLDGGVRAKKLGPINAWWITGFDGGEKALIGFTTAFADYILMEPSEEYAPIFALMQEKIYMSKIVVEFLQNNRDVSYEDLLNKIETTVPPAGLNFNRFTEDSLLRHAQFVVEQVESYDEAGDSDEPPVLITPCMRDLIKLAGVTLGKRRAVRRQAIRHPTKIDKDKGPTKATTTKLVYLIFDTFFSEQIEKDEREEDKENAMKRRRCGVCEVCQQPECGKCKACQNMVKFGGSGRSKQACLQRRCPNLAVREADEDEEVDDNIPEMPSPKKMLQGRKKKQNKSRISWVGEPIKSDGKKDYYQRVCIDSETLEVGDCVSVSPDDPTKPLYLARVTAMWEDSSGQMFHAHWFCPGSDTVLGATSDPLELFLVDECEDMQLSYIHGKVKVIYKAPSENWSMEGGLDMEIKMVEDDGRTYFYQMWYDQEYARFESPPKTQPTEDNKYKFCMSCTRLDEVRHKEIPKVAEPLEEGDGKMFYAMATKNGVQYRVGDGVYLLPDAFSFSMKPASPAKRPKKEAVDEELHPEHYRKYSEYIKGSNLDAPDPYRVGRIKEIFCNIRSNGKPNEADIKLRIYKFYRPENTHKSMKASYHADINLLYWSDEETTVDFRAVQGRCTVVYGEDLTESIQDYSAGGLDRFYFLEAYNAKTKSFEDPPNHARSSGNKGKGKGKGKGKGKGKSSVSCEQSEQEPAELKLPKLRTLDVFSGCGGLSEGFHQAGVSETLWAIEMWEPAAQAFRLNNPGTTVFTEDCNVLLKLVMSGEKTNSLGQKLPQKGDVEMLCGGPPCQGFSGMNRFNSRTYSKFKNSLVVSFLSYCDYYRPRFFLLENVRNFVSFKRSMVLKLTLRCLVRMGYQCTFGVLQAGQYGVAQTRRRAIVLAAAPGEKLPMFPEPLHVFAPRACQLSVVVDDKKFVSNITRTYSGPFRTITVRDTMSDLPEVRNGASALEISYNGEPQSWFQRQIRGSQYQPILRDHICKDMSALVAARMRHIPLAPGSDWRDLPNIEVRLSDGTTTRKLRYTHHEKKNGRSSSGALRGVCSCAEGKPCDPADRQFNTLIPWCLPHTGNRHNHWAGLYGRLEWDGFFSTTVTNPEPMGKQGRVLHPEQHRVVSVRECARSQGFPDTYRLFGNILDKHRQVGNAVPPPLAKAIGLEIKSCMLAKLREDTADLSAPEKMGTMEKMETMETAD